One window from the genome of Lentibacillus daqui encodes:
- a CDS encoding YtzH-like family protein — translation MTITVHDQLMVLHDILGEHAAECSGEVAEYQQIKRLVKSMMANNSITDKQLLNLLPEIYNYGHDGETVQNPPDHITTNKHKIENWMNAITNVDLE, via the coding sequence GTTCACGATCAATTAATGGTTTTACATGATATATTAGGTGAACATGCTGCTGAATGTTCTGGTGAAGTGGCGGAATACCAGCAAATTAAACGATTGGTTAAATCAATGATGGCTAACAACAGCATAACAGACAAGCAACTCCTAAACCTGCTTCCAGAAATTTATAATTATGGTCACGATGGAGAAACTGTTCAAAACCCGCCTGATCATATCACAACCAACAAACATAAGATTGAAAACTGGATGAACGCCATTACAAATGTCGATTTAGAATAA